The following nucleotide sequence is from Thermus thermamylovorans.
GGGAGTTGAAGGCGAGCTTCTCGCCCGTGGGCAGGGTGTGGAAGTGGTTGAAGCGGCTTGGTTTGTAGTTCATCCCTCCCCGGGTTGGTGCCTGGGCGGGTTCCTGGAAGTTCACCACGGGTAGCTGCAACATCCCGTCTTGCATGGCTTTCACCCCTCTCGGCTATCCTCAGGCTGGCCTCAGGGTAGCAGGGGGGAGGTTACGCGAGGTTACGCGGGAGGCCAGCTATGGAACCCCTTCCGCGTAACCCTTCCCGTGGCACCCTGGGGGCATGAGGGGCAAAGTCCTTTGGCTCCTCCTCTTGGCCTGGCTCCTCCTCCTGGCCCGGCCCTCCGGGCCCGCTTTGGCCTGCTGGCGCCCCGACTGCTTTCCCCCGGCCTCACACCCCGTACTCCCGGCGGAGCCTCGCCACCCGGGCCTGGGCGATGGGGAGGCAGGGATCTTGGGGGGATAGCTTCTGGCGAGGAACAGGCCGAATCCTAGGGAAGCAGCTCTACCCCGGCCCGCCTTCGCAGCTTGCGGTCCAAAGTGGCAAGCCCAGCCCCTTGCCTGCGGGCGCGGTGGGCCAAGAAGGCGTCCACCAGGCTGAGCCCTCCCTTCCCGGCCTCCTCCAGGGCGGGGCGGAGGTCCTCCTCGTCCTCCAGAAGGACCCCCTCCCGGTCCAGCAGGTCCAAGAGGGCCCCCGCCGCCTCGGCCCGCCCCACCCCGTAGAAGGAGACCAGGGTGTAGAAGGCCTCGGCCACGGCCAAGGGGTGGACGGCCAGGGTGTAGCGCCCCTCCTCGGCCCCGCGAAACACCTCCAGGGCTTGGGCGGCGAGCTCCGGCGGGTCTCCGGTCAGGAGGCGGAGCATCAGGGAGGTGTCCAGGTAAGTGCCCTCCTCCAAGATTTTCAACTCCACACCCCCCAGGGCTTTTAGGGCCTGCACCACCGCCTCCTTAAGCTCCTCCACGCTCCCGTAGTGCCGCCTCGGCATCAAAAACCCCTTCACCCGCCGCCATACGCCCT
It contains:
- a CDS encoding PIN domain-containing protein, whose protein sequence is MLRLLTGDPPELAAQALEVFRGAEEGRYTLAVHPLAVAEAFYTLVSFYGVGRAEAAGALLDLLDREGVLLEDEEDLRPALEEAGKGGLSLVDAFLAHRARRQGAGLATLDRKLRRRAGVELLP